The following proteins come from a genomic window of Pararhodobacter sp.:
- a CDS encoding VOC family protein, whose protein sequence is MKSQRVTLITLGVADLDRAKAFYAALGWHPEEATEGVVFYDLGGMKLGLFGLGPLAKDQGRAGTALGTGAMTLAQNFPDRAGVDAAFAQAEAAGATVLKRPEAVFWGGYSGYYADPDGHVWELAHNPFWPMDADGTLTTAAPDV, encoded by the coding sequence ATGAAAAGCCAACGCGTCACGTTGATCACCCTGGGCGTCGCCGATCTCGACCGGGCCAAAGCGTTTTACGCGGCTTTGGGCTGGCACCCTGAGGAGGCCACCGAGGGCGTGGTGTTCTACGATCTGGGCGGGATGAAGCTGGGGCTGTTCGGGCTTGGCCCTCTGGCCAAGGATCAGGGCCGCGCGGGGACCGCGCTGGGCACGGGTGCCATGACCCTGGCGCAGAATTTCCCCGACCGCGCCGGGGTGGACGCCGCCTTTGCACAGGCTGAAGCCGCCGGTGCAACCGTGTTGAAGCGCCCGGAGGCGGTGTTTTGGGGTGGCTATAGCGGCTATTACGCCGACCCTGACGGCCATGTCTGGGAATTGGCGCACAACCCGTTCTGGCCGATGGATGCCGACGGAACCCTGACAACGGCGGCCCCAGACGTATGA
- a CDS encoding LysE family translocator, with amino-acid sequence MTITAHQLLLYAGGMAILWAIPGPVWVALIARALSGGMRGAWPLAVGVALGDLIWPLCAIFGLTWILSLYGGFLEGLRWVAALIFIGMGVMLLRKPAEAPSANRAMTRPGLWAGFVVGLAAVIGNPKAILFYMGMLPGFFDLTRVTAGDILAIIAVSAFVPMVGNLCLALFLDKSRKLLSSPTALHRLNQGAGGLLVLVGLAIPFT; translated from the coding sequence ATGACCATCACAGCGCATCAACTGCTGCTCTACGCGGGCGGCATGGCGATCTTGTGGGCAATCCCCGGCCCGGTCTGGGTGGCGCTGATCGCCCGCGCCTTGTCCGGCGGGATGCGCGGGGCGTGGCCTTTGGCGGTGGGCGTGGCGCTGGGCGATCTGATCTGGCCGCTCTGCGCGATTTTCGGCCTGACCTGGATCCTGTCGCTGTACGGCGGTTTCCTGGAGGGGTTGCGCTGGGTGGCGGCCTTGATTTTCATCGGCATGGGCGTGATGCTGCTGCGCAAACCCGCCGAGGCCCCCTCGGCCAATCGCGCCATGACGCGACCGGGCCTGTGGGCGGGGTTTGTCGTCGGCCTGGCGGCGGTGATCGGCAACCCCAAGGCGATCCTGTTCTACATGGGCATGTTGCCGGGCTTCTTTGACCTGACCCGCGTCACGGCGGGCGATATCCTGGCGATCATCGCCGTCTCTGCCTTTGTGCCGATGGTGGGCAACCTGTGCCTCGCACTGTTTCTGGACAAGTCGCGCAAGCTGTTGTCCAGCCCCACGGCGCTGCATCGCCTGAACCAGGGCGCGGGCGGATTGCTGGTGCTGGTCGGTCTGGCGATCCCGTTTACATGA
- the gyrB gene encoding DNA topoisomerase (ATP-hydrolyzing) subunit B, whose protein sequence is MTADLAPREDYGADSIKVLKGLDAVRKRPGMYIGDTDDGSGLHHMVYEVVDNGIDEALAGHATSVSVKIHADSSVSVRDNGRGIPTDIHTEEGVSAAEVIMTQLHAGGKFDQNSYKVSGGLHGVGVSVVNALSDWLELRIWRGGKEWVARFENGDTVEHLREVGPANGQKGTEVRFMASSKINRPDGTFSNLDYVFKTLENRLRELAFLNSGVKIVVEDERPAEPLRTEFCFEGGVREFVRYIDRSKTAVMPEPIYIEGTRDDIGVEVAMWWNDSYHETVLPFTNNIPQRDGGAHLAGFRGALTRTINNYSQSSGIAKKEKISFTGDDAREGLTCVLSVKVPDPKFSSQTKDKLVSSEVRPAVENLVGEKLAEWFEENPQIAKAVVGKIIEAALAREAARKARDLTRRKTALDVASLPGKLADCQERDPAKSELFLVEGDSAGGSAKQGRSRHNQAVLPLKGKILNVERARFDRMLGSQEIGTLITALGTGIGRDEFDLSKLRYHKIVIMTDADVDGAHIRTLLLTFFFRQMPSLIEAGHLYIAEPPLYKVARGRSEVYLKDQAALDDYLIAQGIEGALLKLKSGLEIAGADLLRVVGEARAVNRALMSFPTNYPRNILEQATIAGALIHGQLDENAQGVADAVALRLDLIAPEYEKGWQGRPTQDHGLRLSRMLRGVEEQRVLDGPVLRSGEAQRLARYTGALQEIYRETATLVRRDRSVAVHGPLDLLQAILTEGEKGLSLQRYKGLGEMNPDQLWETTLDPEARTLLQVRIDDLAEADDIFSKLMGDVVEPRREFIQRNALSVENLDA, encoded by the coding sequence ATGACGGCAGACCTCGCTCCGCGCGAAGATTATGGCGCGGATTCCATCAAGGTTCTCAAGGGCTTAGACGCTGTTCGCAAGCGTCCTGGCATGTATATCGGCGACACCGATGATGGCTCTGGCCTGCATCACATGGTGTACGAGGTCGTCGATAACGGGATCGATGAGGCTTTGGCCGGTCACGCGACCTCTGTGTCGGTGAAAATTCATGCCGATAGCAGTGTTTCTGTGCGCGACAATGGGCGTGGCATACCGACCGACATTCACACCGAAGAAGGGGTCAGCGCCGCCGAGGTCATCATGACCCAGCTTCATGCGGGCGGAAAATTCGACCAGAACAGCTATAAGGTTTCGGGCGGTCTGCACGGCGTTGGCGTGTCGGTGGTGAACGCGCTCTCGGATTGGCTGGAGCTGCGCATCTGGCGCGGCGGCAAGGAATGGGTCGCGCGGTTTGAAAACGGCGATACCGTCGAGCACCTGCGCGAGGTTGGCCCGGCGAATGGTCAAAAAGGCACCGAGGTGCGTTTTATGGCCAGCTCCAAGATCAATCGCCCGGACGGGACGTTCTCGAATCTCGATTATGTGTTCAAGACGCTGGAAAACCGGCTGCGCGAATTGGCGTTCCTGAATTCGGGCGTCAAGATCGTTGTCGAGGATGAGCGCCCCGCGGAACCGCTGAGAACCGAGTTCTGTTTCGAGGGCGGCGTGCGGGAATTCGTGCGCTATATCGACCGCTCAAAAACCGCCGTGATGCCCGAGCCGATCTATATCGAGGGCACGCGCGACGATATCGGCGTCGAGGTGGCGATGTGGTGGAACGACAGCTACCATGAGACGGTGCTGCCCTTTACCAACAACATCCCGCAGCGCGACGGCGGCGCGCATCTGGCCGGCTTTCGCGGTGCCCTGACCCGGACGATCAACAACTATTCGCAATCCTCGGGCATCGCCAAGAAGGAAAAGATCAGCTTTACTGGCGATGACGCGCGCGAGGGTCTGACCTGCGTGCTGTCGGTCAAGGTGCCGGACCCGAAATTCAGCAGCCAGACCAAGGACAAGCTGGTCTCCAGCGAGGTTCGCCCGGCGGTGGAGAATCTGGTCGGTGAAAAACTGGCCGAATGGTTCGAGGAAAACCCGCAGATCGCCAAGGCCGTGGTCGGCAAGATCATCGAGGCCGCGCTGGCCCGTGAGGCGGCGCGCAAGGCCCGCGACCTGACCCGGCGCAAGACCGCACTGGATGTCGCCAGCCTGCCCGGCAAGCTGGCCGACTGTCAGGAACGCGACCCGGCGAAATCCGAACTGTTCCTCGTCGAGGGGGACTCGGCCGGTGGGTCGGCCAAACAGGGCCGTTCGCGCCACAATCAGGCGGTCCTGCCGCTGAAAGGCAAGATCCTGAACGTCGAGCGGGCGCGGTTTGACCGGATGCTGGGCAGTCAGGAAATCGGCACGCTGATCACCGCGCTGGGCACCGGCATCGGGCGCGACGAATTCGACCTGAGCAAATTGCGCTACCACAAGATCGTCATCATGACCGACGCCGACGTGGACGGCGCGCATATCCGCACGCTGCTGCTGACGTTCTTCTTCCGGCAAATGCCGTCGCTGATCGAGGCAGGCCACCTCTATATCGCCGAGCCGCCGCTCTACAAGGTGGCACGCGGCCGCTCCGAGGTGTACCTCAAGGATCAAGCTGCGCTCGACGATTACCTGATCGCACAAGGCATCGAGGGCGCTTTGCTCAAGCTGAAATCAGGGCTTGAGATTGCAGGTGCCGATTTGCTGCGGGTCGTGGGCGAGGCGCGCGCCGTGAATCGGGCGCTGATGTCGTTCCCGACGAACTATCCCCGCAACATCCTGGAGCAGGCAACGATTGCCGGGGCGCTGATCCACGGCCAGTTGGATGAAAACGCGCAGGGCGTGGCCGATGCGGTTGCGCTGCGTCTGGACCTGATCGCGCCGGAATATGAAAAAGGCTGGCAGGGTCGCCCCACGCAGGACCACGGGCTGCGCCTGTCGCGGATGCTGCGCGGTGTCGAGGAACAGCGCGTGCTGGATGGCCCGGTGCTGCGCTCGGGCGAGGCGCAACGACTTGCGCGCTACACGGGCGCGTTGCAGGAAATCTATCGCGAGACGGCAACCCTGGTGCGGCGCGACCGCAGCGTCGCCGTGCATGGCCCGCTGGATTTGTTGCAAGCGATCCTGACCGAAGGCGAAAAGGGCCTGTCCTTGCAGCGTTACAAGGGTCTGGGCGAAATGAATCCCGATCAGCTTTGGGAAACCACGCTGGACCCGGAGGCCCGCACCCTGCTGCAAGTGCGCATTGATGATCTCGCCGAAGCCGACGACATCTTCAGCAAGCTGATGGGCGATGTGGTGGAGCCGCGCCGCGAGTTCATTCAGCGCAATGCCCTGAGCGTGGAAAACCTGGACGCATAA
- a CDS encoding FCD domain-containing protein, translating to MCPGTGYTRADMVFHNAIIESGGNRSIGRVYPHTIGPPMALRTTLFTALNALLGRSMDKHTRLIEACRDRGADRAAAIAREHIFHLIEDFEGLRATPRPRAKAPNCSPGSPSAISGRR from the coding sequence GTGTGTCCGGGAACCGGCTATACGCGAGCCGACATGGTGTTCCACAACGCGATCATCGAAAGCGGTGGCAACCGGTCGATCGGACGGGTCTATCCACACACCATCGGGCCGCCAATGGCGCTGCGCACGACTCTGTTCACGGCACTGAACGCGCTGTTAGGCCGGTCGATGGACAAGCATACTCGGTTGATCGAGGCCTGCCGGGACCGGGGCGCCGACCGGGCAGCAGCGATCGCGCGCGAACACATCTTTCATCTGATCGAGGATTTCGAGGGTCTGCGCGCGACGCCGCGCCCAAGGGCCAAAGCGCCAAACTGTAGCCCGGGTTCACCCAGCGCCATTTCAGGGCGTCGTTGA
- a CDS encoding thioesterase family protein, with translation MTTNTVTRDVEWGECDPAGIVFNPNFARWFDHCTTLLYGAAGWPKPKMVKTFNIVGCPLVETNARFRAPARYGDTVTIQSAFIELGTSSFKIRHRVTLGDRLCVEAVDTRVWSVKDPETGRLSSAPIPAEIVETFGRSNTE, from the coding sequence ATGACCACGAACACCGTGACCCGCGACGTCGAATGGGGCGAGTGTGACCCCGCCGGCATCGTCTTCAACCCCAACTTTGCCCGCTGGTTCGACCATTGCACGACCCTGCTCTATGGGGCCGCGGGTTGGCCAAAGCCAAAGATGGTCAAGACGTTCAACATCGTCGGCTGCCCGCTGGTCGAGACCAACGCCAGATTTCGGGCGCCTGCCCGCTATGGTGACACGGTGACCATCCAGAGCGCGTTTATCGAGCTTGGGACCTCGAGTTTCAAGATCCGGCACCGGGTCACGCTGGGCGACCGGCTGTGCGTCGAGGCCGTGGATACCCGCGTCTGGTCGGTCAAAGACCCGGAGACCGGTCGCTTGTCTTCGGCACCAATCCCCGCTGAGATTGTGGAAACGTTTGGTCGATCAAACACCGAATAG
- a CDS encoding phenylacetate--CoA ligase family protein, whose product MTHPSTRAEETRTHWKRVLEATLDERVTPFSADYWSPKDTWSRDQTRAVQDQKIAAVAPFLYENSAFYRRRFDKLGVAPTDLTSVESLIANWPVVTKQEMMDDARAHPPYGTYTTCGPAEWADRGWMLFSSSGSTGTPRVFRYTHFDRRFWEQANARALYSGGLRKGDSAIPMVGFGPHVFAWGVQYTLAAMEMPVIPGGGMDGQARAMLIDRFKPTTLVCTPSYAFYLARVMQDMGLDPAASSINWMITGGEPFSGVAGTMEKLQALWGATAIEFYGCTEVSPHCGGYSCPEYQTGAQNFIHLMEDIQVWETVDPDTLAATPEGHKGLTVCTNLTSESSAQLRFLVGDYTTLSTAPCACGRNHVKGMGCMTGRADDLINLRGIKFFPVQIEEAVRAVSGTGDEFQIHLRKQEDGLDVMTVKVEHTDPTAAAAVAREIRSRCEVRCDVQVVAPDSLPKSPMKAKRVFDERMPA is encoded by the coding sequence ATGACCCATCCGTCCACGCGGGCCGAGGAAACCCGCACGCACTGGAAACGGGTGCTTGAAGCGACGCTGGACGAACGCGTGACTCCGTTCAGTGCCGACTACTGGTCACCCAAGGACACTTGGTCGCGCGACCAGACCCGCGCGGTGCAGGACCAGAAGATCGCCGCCGTCGCGCCCTTCCTGTATGAGAACAGCGCCTTTTACCGCCGCCGCTTTGACAAACTGGGGGTCGCGCCGACTGACTTGACCTCGGTCGAAAGCCTGATCGCCAACTGGCCCGTCGTCACCAAACAGGAGATGATGGACGATGCGCGGGCCCATCCGCCCTATGGGACCTACACCACCTGCGGCCCGGCGGAATGGGCGGACCGGGGCTGGATGCTGTTCTCGTCGTCGGGCTCGACCGGCACGCCGCGTGTGTTCCGCTACACCCATTTCGACCGGCGTTTCTGGGAACAGGCGAATGCGCGGGCGCTCTATTCCGGCGGGCTGCGCAAGGGCGACAGCGCGATCCCGATGGTCGGCTTTGGCCCGCATGTGTTCGCCTGGGGCGTGCAGTATACTCTGGCGGCCATGGAGATGCCGGTGATCCCTGGCGGCGGGATGGACGGCCAGGCGCGCGCCATGTTGATCGACCGCTTCAAGCCGACGACCCTGGTCTGCACGCCGTCCTACGCCTTTTACCTCGCGCGCGTGATGCAGGACATGGGGCTGGACCCTGCCGCGAGTTCGATCAACTGGATGATCACCGGCGGCGAACCGTTCTCGGGCGTCGCTGGGACCATGGAAAAGCTGCAAGCCTTGTGGGGGGCAACCGCCATCGAGTTCTACGGCTGCACCGAGGTCAGCCCGCATTGCGGCGGCTATTCCTGCCCCGAATACCAGACCGGCGCGCAGAATTTCATTCACCTGATGGAGGATATCCAGGTCTGGGAAACTGTCGATCCCGATACCTTGGCGGCAACCCCCGAGGGACACAAGGGGTTGACCGTCTGTACCAACCTGACCTCGGAAAGCTCGGCGCAGCTTCGGTTTCTGGTGGGCGATTACACCACGCTCAGCACCGCGCCCTGCGCCTGTGGACGCAACCACGTCAAGGGCATGGGCTGCATGACCGGCCGCGCAGACGACCTGATCAACCTGCGCGGCATCAAGTTCTTTCCGGTCCAGATCGAAGAAGCCGTGCGCGCCGTCTCCGGCACCGGCGACGAGTTCCAGATCCATTTGCGCAAACAGGAAGACGGGTTGGATGTGATGACTGTGAAAGTGGAGCACACCGATCCAACGGCAGCCGCTGCTGTGGCCAGGGAAATCCGCAGCCGCTGCGAGGTGCGCTGCGATGTTCAGGTGGTGGCGCCGGACAGCCTGCCCAAATCACCGATGAAGGCCAAACGGGTCTTCGATGAAAGGATGCCAGCATGA
- a CDS encoding aminomethyl transferase family protein produces the protein MANEAEIKTMNDLLKVVPNITDHLFRNAPKNALTIYTQMMPGDGVRPEFTTWRDEQWAWRNTIAVHDQSYHMCSTHVRGPDALAFTQYLSVNTFKNFEVGAAKQLVCCSPEGYLIGDAILYRQGENDYMVVGNPATTEWVEYNAEALEFDVTVEADPMWTLNKAKKREFYRFQVEGPKAWELLEELNGGPLPEIKFFKSAEIGLGKHRARGMRHSMGGMPGLEIYGPWEEYRDVKRLIQKAGEKYGLRMVGSIAYFTTVIESGWWAVPVSAVYTGPGTSGYRDWMSSKNASMRMSLGGSFYSENIQDYYLTPYDVNYGHIIKFDHDYIGRAALEAIKDKPHRKKVTLVWNADDVLSVMQAQFEGGEQKDKALTITLPLAATARMHYDKVTDTEGNMIGLATYPGYTENERAMMSLASVDAGFAEPGTEVILHWGEDGGGSRSGGNLEPHKQVKIRATVAPSPISRAAQSYRSDIGIKRGSLHDV, from the coding sequence ATGGCCAACGAAGCCGAAATCAAGACGATGAATGACCTGCTGAAGGTGGTTCCGAATATTACGGACCACTTGTTTCGCAATGCGCCGAAAAACGCGCTGACGATCTACACGCAGATGATGCCGGGCGACGGCGTGCGCCCTGAGTTCACCACCTGGCGTGACGAGCAATGGGCGTGGCGCAATACCATCGCCGTGCACGATCAAAGCTATCACATGTGCTCGACCCATGTGCGTGGGCCTGATGCGCTGGCATTCACGCAATATCTGTCGGTCAACACGTTCAAGAATTTCGAGGTCGGCGCGGCCAAGCAACTGGTGTGCTGCTCGCCCGAGGGCTACCTGATTGGCGACGCGATCCTCTATCGGCAGGGCGAGAACGACTACATGGTCGTCGGCAACCCGGCGACCACCGAATGGGTAGAATACAACGCCGAGGCGCTGGAGTTCGACGTGACCGTCGAGGCCGACCCGATGTGGACCTTGAACAAGGCCAAGAAGCGCGAGTTCTACCGCTTTCAGGTCGAAGGGCCCAAGGCCTGGGAATTGCTGGAAGAACTCAACGGCGGCCCACTGCCCGAGATCAAGTTCTTCAAATCGGCCGAGATCGGTCTGGGCAAGCACCGCGCGCGCGGGATGCGGCATTCGATGGGCGGCATGCCCGGGCTGGAAATCTATGGTCCCTGGGAAGAATACCGCGATGTCAAACGGTTGATTCAGAAAGCCGGCGAAAAATACGGCCTGCGGATGGTCGGCTCAATCGCCTATTTCACGACGGTGATTGAATCCGGCTGGTGGGCGGTGCCGGTCTCGGCGGTCTATACCGGCCCGGGAACCAGCGGCTACCGTGACTGGATGTCGTCCAAGAACGCCTCGATGCGGATGTCGCTGGGCGGCAGTTTCTATTCCGAAAACATCCAAGACTACTATCTCACACCTTACGACGTGAACTATGGCCATATCATCAAGTTCGATCACGACTATATCGGCCGCGCAGCGCTGGAAGCGATCAAGGACAAACCGCATCGCAAGAAAGTGACGCTGGTCTGGAACGCCGACGACGTGCTTTCGGTGATGCAGGCGCAGTTCGAGGGCGGCGAGCAAAAGGACAAAGCGCTGACCATCACGTTGCCCTTGGCGGCCACGGCGCGGATGCATTACGACAAGGTTACGGACACCGAGGGCAACATGATCGGCCTCGCAACCTATCCCGGCTATACCGAGAACGAGCGCGCGATGATGTCGCTGGCCTCGGTCGATGCAGGTTTTGCCGAGCCGGGCACAGAGGTGATCCTGCATTGGGGCGAGGATGGCGGCGGCAGCCGCAGCGGGGGCAACCTGGAACCGCACAAGCAGGTCAAGATCCGCGCCACCGTCGCGCCCAGCCCGATCAGCCGCGCGGCGCAAAGCTATCGCAGCGATATCGGCATCAAGCGCGGCTCGCTGCACGACGTCTAA
- a CDS encoding TRAP transporter large permease gives MTDTTIGPISIAGMFVMLALRIPVAMAMLVAGFAGTWFLHGQRPALALLTTETFSSVSSYSLIVIPLFVLMGNISTAAGFSRGLYNLAYSWVGRFRGGLAAASILGCAAFSAVSGSSVATAVTIGKVAIPEMKRFGYSNRLATGSVAAGGTLGYLIPPSTGFVLYAILTEESLGRLFMAGIIPGLLLTALFIVTIMLIARIDPKSAPAGEAVPMAQRVSALLGALPLLSVVVISIGGIYVGAFTPVEAAGIGALLVLVFALIGRKLSFGDLHEMFLETVKTSAMLYVIVIGAAIFSPFLAMTQIPQNLGDWLVGLGLGPLGSLIVILLAYVVLGMFMDALSMLVITIPIVFPVIIGLGYDPIWFGVIAVIVIEMGMITPPVGINVFVVKAIARDIPMGEIFRGVFPFWIAMAVCLVFLILFPQLALILPNSMFD, from the coding sequence ATGACCGACACAACCATCGGCCCGATCTCGATCGCCGGGATGTTTGTGATGCTGGCGCTGCGAATCCCGGTCGCCATGGCCATGCTGGTCGCAGGGTTTGCCGGGACCTGGTTTCTTCACGGCCAACGTCCCGCCTTGGCCCTGCTGACCACCGAGACCTTTTCCTCGGTGTCGTCCTATTCCCTGATCGTGATCCCGCTGTTTGTCCTGATGGGCAACATTTCGACTGCGGCCGGGTTCAGCAGGGGGTTGTATAATCTCGCCTATTCCTGGGTCGGCCGGTTTCGCGGCGGGTTGGCGGCGGCCTCGATTTTGGGTTGCGCGGCCTTCTCGGCGGTGAGCGGCTCATCGGTGGCGACCGCCGTGACCATCGGCAAGGTCGCGATCCCGGAAATGAAACGTTTCGGCTATTCCAACCGCCTGGCGACAGGTTCCGTCGCCGCCGGGGGGACGTTGGGTTACCTGATCCCGCCGTCCACCGGGTTTGTCCTTTATGCGATCCTGACCGAAGAATCCCTCGGGCGGCTGTTCATGGCGGGGATCATCCCAGGTCTGCTGCTGACCGCGCTGTTCATTGTCACCATCATGCTGATCGCCCGCATCGACCCCAAATCCGCCCCGGCAGGCGAGGCGGTTCCCATGGCGCAGCGCGTGTCTGCGCTGCTGGGTGCTCTGCCCTTGCTGTCGGTCGTGGTGATCTCGATCGGCGGGATTTATGTCGGAGCCTTCACACCCGTAGAGGCCGCGGGGATTGGCGCGCTTCTGGTGCTTGTCTTCGCCCTGATCGGCCGCAAGCTGTCGTTTGGCGACCTGCACGAGATGTTCCTTGAAACCGTCAAGACCAGCGCCATGCTGTATGTCATCGTGATCGGCGCGGCGATCTTCAGCCCGTTCCTGGCGATGACCCAAATCCCGCAGAACCTGGGCGACTGGCTGGTCGGTCTTGGGCTGGGGCCACTGGGGTCGTTGATCGTGATTCTGCTGGCCTATGTCGTGCTGGGCATGTTCATGGATGCACTTTCCATGCTGGTGATCACGATTCCCATCGTTTTCCCGGTGATCATCGGGCTGGGCTATGATCCGATATGGTTCGGCGTCATCGCCGTGATCGTGATCGAGATGGGCATGATCACGCCCCCGGTGGGAATCAACGTGTTCGTGGTCAAGGCCATCGCGCGCGACATCCCGATGGGCGAGATCTTTCGCGGCGTGTTTCCGTTCTGGATCGCGATGGCGGTGTGCCTGGTCTTCCTGATCCTGTTCCCGCAACTGGCGCTGATCTTGCCAAATTCGATGTTTGACTGA
- a CDS encoding TRAP transporter small permease: protein MMVFVFAGTVLRYVFNAPILGNNEVLEMAAVALVMLAIPYCTLEDAHVRIDLLDKVLGDIGRWLTEILYRGLAAWVLFYLVRSYVYRTLDALEYSDVTNLLRIPIWPFCGLVALGMGLYALILSVQLLFIVIRIGKRT, encoded by the coding sequence ATGATGGTCTTTGTCTTTGCCGGTACGGTCTTGCGCTATGTCTTCAACGCGCCGATCCTGGGCAACAACGAAGTGCTGGAAATGGCCGCCGTCGCCCTGGTGATGCTGGCCATCCCCTATTGCACCCTCGAAGACGCCCATGTTCGCATCGACCTGCTGGACAAGGTGCTGGGTGACATCGGTCGGTGGCTGACTGAAATCCTGTATCGCGGCCTCGCGGCCTGGGTGCTGTTTTACCTGGTGCGGTCCTATGTTTACCGGACCCTGGATGCGCTGGAATACAGCGATGTCACAAACCTGCTGCGCATCCCGATCTGGCCATTTTGCGGGCTCGTGGCGCTTGGCATGGGGCTGTATGCGTTGATCCTGTCCGTCCAGTTGCTGTTCATCGTCATCAGGATCGGGAAGCGGACATGA
- a CDS encoding MarR family winged helix-turn-helix transcriptional regulator: MDTNESDPRAEARADLCPDGRISRSTQDRDGHLVVDLENYVPHLLSAVNNTLSRGASQEYLDRFDIGIVEWRVMSMLAIEPRIQATQICEIIKIDKGAASRALSRLDEKGLVEHEVLASDPRKRIWWLSKSGLELHETILQLALGRERRLITGIDPRDLEAFLRAIRIMTRNVEAMR, translated from the coding sequence GTGGACACAAACGAGTCAGACCCGCGCGCGGAAGCCCGTGCCGACCTTTGCCCCGACGGTCGTATTTCCCGGTCCACGCAGGATCGGGATGGGCATCTTGTTGTTGATCTCGAAAACTACGTCCCGCATCTGTTGTCGGCGGTGAACAACACCCTCTCTCGGGGTGCGTCCCAAGAGTATCTCGACCGGTTCGATATCGGCATCGTGGAATGGCGTGTCATGTCGATGCTGGCGATCGAACCCCGCATCCAGGCCACGCAGATCTGCGAGATCATCAAGATCGACAAGGGTGCGGCCAGTCGCGCCCTGTCACGGCTCGATGAGAAAGGCCTTGTCGAGCACGAGGTCCTTGCGTCGGACCCCCGCAAACGGATCTGGTGGCTCAGTAAATCCGGGCTGGAGTTGCACGAGACGATTCTGCAACTCGCCTTGGGCCGCGAACGGCGCTTGATCACGGGAATCGATCCGCGCGATCTTGAGGCGTTCTTGCGCGCAATCCGGATCATGACCCGCAACGTCGAGGCGATGCGATAA
- a CDS encoding DUF6880 family protein: MAKKTLNQTNLEKLAALVMNLVQGSAALQRRARMELSAAQGPKDVAADLRKRFASLRRSTSYVDWQKQRALVKDLNGLLSMIDTVITPQDPLEGFELLWSFLLLAPSIYERTDDSNGVIGDVFGEAVDRIEHLSPKISLDAKSLAERILEAVTDAGYGEFDGIIPATADALGAEGLEHLKTITKAWEAAPPSAQDLERYRGYGLSSAPEDAVLRNKQLTSSIILADVADAQGDVDAYMARYSAEQLTYGTIAPDVARRLLDADRVDEAYKIIMGAKAAEDGKPFRMFRHDLDAVYEECLERLGKTDDLKAHLWDSFAQTKSCQRFEKCR; encoded by the coding sequence TTGGCCAAGAAGACCCTGAATCAGACGAACTTGGAAAAGCTCGCCGCGCTGGTGATGAACCTCGTGCAAGGCAGCGCCGCGCTTCAGCGCCGGGCGCGGATGGAGCTGAGTGCCGCGCAAGGCCCCAAAGACGTGGCCGCCGATCTGCGCAAGCGCTTTGCCTCGCTGCGCCGCTCAACCAGTTATGTGGACTGGCAAAAGCAACGCGCTTTGGTCAAGGATCTCAACGGCCTGCTATCAATGATCGACACGGTGATAACACCACAAGACCCGCTTGAGGGTTTCGAGTTGCTCTGGTCTTTCCTGCTGCTGGCCCCGTCGATTTATGAGCGCACGGACGATAGCAACGGCGTGATCGGCGATGTTTTTGGCGAGGCCGTGGACAGGATCGAGCACCTGTCCCCCAAGATCAGCCTTGACGCCAAATCTCTGGCCGAGCGCATTCTCGAGGCGGTGACCGATGCCGGCTATGGCGAATTCGACGGCATCATCCCGGCCACCGCGGATGCCTTGGGCGCTGAGGGGCTGGAGCATCTCAAGACGATCACCAAGGCTTGGGAAGCCGCCCCGCCAAGCGCGCAGGACCTGGAGCGCTATCGGGGTTACGGGCTTTCTTCCGCGCCCGAGGACGCTGTGCTGCGCAACAAGCAGCTGACATCCTCGATCATCCTTGCGGATGTGGCCGACGCCCAAGGCGACGTTGACGCCTATATGGCGCGCTATTCGGCCGAGCAATTGACCTATGGCACCATTGCCCCCGACGTCGCGCGCCGCTTGCTGGACGCGGATCGTGTCGACGAGGCTTACAAGATCATCATGGGTGCAAAGGCCGCCGAGGACGGAAAACCGTTCCGCATGTTCCGCCACGATCTCGATGCCGTCTACGAGGAGTGCCTTGAACGGCTGGGCAAGACGGATGACCTGAAGGCCCATCTGTGGGACAGTTTCGCGCAAACAAAGAGCTGCCAGCGGTTCGAGAAGTGCCGTTGA